The Candidatus Woesearchaeota archaeon genome includes a window with the following:
- a CDS encoding DNA-directed RNA polymerase: MGDFNRGGRSNFDGPREMHTATCADCGKECQVPFK, encoded by the coding sequence ATGGGAGATTTTAACCGAGGCGGACGAAGTAACTTCGACGGACCGCGAGAAATGCACACCGCAACCTGCGCAGACTGTGGCAAGGAATGTCAAGTTCCTTTCAAG